CCAAGCTTGAGGGGCAAGGTCAACAAACTATCGGCAAAGCAGTTAGAAAATTTAGCCGAAGCATTATTTGACCTAGAGACGATCGCCGACCTAAACAACTGGTTAAAAACCAAAGGCAAAGGCAGCTAGAGGATTTTGAACCAATATCTGAAAAAAGGACATGACTTTAGTTGTCATGTCCTTTTTTTATGGCTAGCGCTTGTTCGCAAGAACAAAAACTAGAGAAAAAGCCAACTATGTACCAACCCATATTCGAGATCACGCCAGAAATCGAGCAGCATTTTGATAGCTCCCTGCGAGTAAAAGCAGAAGCAACCGTCGCAGCGATCGCCCTAAGCAAATCAATATCATCAGCAACAGCAGAACAACAAGTAGAACTCGCCAAAGCATCGGGATGGGGAACGCTCACCGATATCTGGGTAAAAGCCAATCATCTAGGCAACACATGGCAGTATCGATGCCATGAAAAACTAAGCCAACTATTGACCCAAGCCGAAATCCAAGCCGCCAAATCCGCGACGGCAACCGCTTACCAAACTAGTTTTGAAGTAATCCGCGCCATGTGGGATATTCTCAGCGATATCGGTTTTACAGGTGGAGCGATCGTCGAACCAGCGTGCAACACCCTAGCGTTTATGGGATGCCAACCTGCGCTGATGCGAGAGCGATCGCAATGGGTAGGTGTGGAACTAGACCCGATCTTTGCCCAAATTGCGAGATTGCTATACCCAGAAGCGCTGATTTACGCTCAGGGATTTGAAACAGTGAGCCTAAGTGATAACAGTTTTGACCTAGCGATCGGC
The genomic region above belongs to Pseudanabaena sp. BC1403 and contains:
- a CDS encoding Eco57I restriction-modification methylase domain-containing protein, with the translated sequence MYQPIFEITPEIEQHFDSSLRVKAEATVAAIALSKSISSATAEQQVELAKASGWGTLTDIWVKANHLGNTWQYRCHEKLSQLLTQAEIQAAKSATATAYQTSFEVIRAMWDILSDIGFTGGAIVEPACNTLAFMGCQPALMRERSQWVGVELDPIFAQIARLLYPEALIYAQGFETVSLSDNSFDLAIGNVPFGNYKLYDPRYAHLNLSIHNYFLAKCTDLVRENGLIAMITSCFTLDAANNSFRKYLANKLELVTAIRLPDIAFKRFANTEVVADILIFRKLTETELRATNQKNYQYPDWVKTAPSGKHTVNQQPIMINQWFVEVA